DNA from Halorarum salinum:
CGGCCGTGTTCATGTCGTGGGTCCGCCGGCGCTCGTCGCCCGTGTTCCGCTTCAGGTCGAGGAACGCCGGGAAGTCGAGGTGCCACGCCTCCAGGTACGCGCAGGCCGCGCCGCGGCGCTTGCCGGAGCGGTTGATCGCGCCCGTCACGTCGTTGGATATCTTCAGGAAGGGGACGGTGCCAGTGGACTCGACGCCGGTGGACTCGATGAGCGACCCCGCCGCGCGGAGGTTCGTCCAGTCGTTGCCCAGCCCGCCGGACCACTTGGAGAGCTTCGCGTGGGCCTTGTACGAGTCGAAGATGTCCTCCAGGTCGTCCTCGACGGTCGTCAGGTAGCACGAGGAGAGCTGCGGATGGGTCGTGCCCGCGTGGAACAGCGTCGGCGTCGAGTGGACGAACCGGAGCGTCGACAGCGCCTCGTAGAACTCGACGGCACGTTCCGCCCGTTCGGACTCGTCCTCGGCGAGCGCGACGCCCATCGCGACGCGCATCCAGAACGACTGCGGGAGTTCGAGCGGGTCGTCTCCCTCGACGGTTCGGAGGAAGTACCGCTGGACGAGCGTGGAGACGGCCATGTAGCCGAAGTCGTCGTCGCGAGCGGGGACCAGCGCGTCGGCGAGTCGCTCGAGGTCGTACTCGGCCATCCGCTCGTCGAGCAGGCCGCGTTCGACGCCCTCGCGGATGCCGTCCGCGAACGACTCGCGGTATCGGTCCGCCCGGAGCGGCCCGTCCACGCCCGTGACGTCCCGGACGTGTCGCCACCTGGCGACCCGGGCGGCCGCGTCGTCGTAGGCCGGGTCGCGCTCGGTTCGGGCGGTCAGAACGCCGATCATCGCCTCGTCGGTCTCGTCGGGCGACGCGTCGGCGTACCCCTCCCGCGACGCGGCCTCGACGAGTTCGTCCGTCGACGCGGGGAGCGCGAGGTCCGCGGTCGCCTCCGTGAGTACGGTCTCGATCCGGTCGTGTGTGTCGGGAATCGCGTTGCTCATGTGTCGGTGACAGCCCGGGAGCGGCGGGAGGTCGGGGAGCGTAGCCACTCACGAACGCTCGCGAACGGGCACTTCACCCCTCTCTCCGCCGGTTTCCCGGCGTCGCTGCCGTACACGCCACTCCGGAAGCCTCCGGCATAAACGTTCCCCAGTCAGGTTGCTATAGTGAAAATGAATTTGCCCATCGTCCCGCAGGCGGGGGCTGTCCCTCGCTGGACCACCTCGTACATCACCGTCCGGACCTGCTCTCCGATGCCCACACCGCCTCCGACAGACTCTAAGTCGGGGGAGGGCCGAGGGCGGACATGCGCAACTACAGGGCGGCGATGGTCGAACCCATCAGCCTCCCGTCCCGCGAGCGGCGCGAGGCGGTGCTCGAGGAGGCCGGCTACAACGCGTTCAACGTCGCGTCCGAGGACGTGTACGTCGACCTGCTCACCGACAGCGGGACCGGAACCATGAGTCGAGACCAGTGGGCCGCCCTGATGCGGGGCGACGAGTCCTACGCCGGCAGCCGGTCGTTCGGACGCCTCGAGGAGGCCGTCGCCGACGTGATGGGGTTCCCGAACGTCGTCCCCTGCCACCAGGGCCGGGGCGCCGAGAACGTCCTCTACGGCTGCCTGGTGGGAGAGGGCGACGTCGTGCTCAACAACGCGCACTTCGACACGACCCGCGCCCACGTCGCCAACCTCGGCGGCGACCCGGTGGACTGCCCGGTCGAGGGCGCCCGCGACCCGAACGCGCCCGGCGACTTCAAGGGGAACTTCTCGCTCGACCGCGCCCGGGAGACGGTCGCGGAGGCGGGCGCGGAGAACGTCCCCGTCGTCGTGCTCACGATCACGAACAACTCCGCCGCCGGCCAGCCCGTCAGCGTCGCGAACACCCGCGAGGTCGCCGACTTCGCCCGCGGGATCGACGCGACGTTCGTGATCGACGCCTGTCGGTTCGCCGAGAACGCCGAGTTCGTCCGCCGGCGCGAGGCCGAGTTCACGGGCGACACGGTGGCCGAGATCGCCCGCGAACAGCTCTCGTACGCCGACGCGCTCGTGATGAGCGGCAAGAAGGAGGGGCTCGCCAACGTCGGCGGCTTCGCGGCCGTCGCCGAGGAGCCCGAGGGCGAGGCCGCCGACCGCCTGTTCGAGCGGGCCAAGCAGCGGGGCATCCTCTACGAGGGGTTCCCGACGTACGGCGGGATGGCAGGCCGCGACATGGAGGCGATGGCGGTGGGGCTCCGCGAGGCGGTTGAGCCGCCCTACCCGGAGGCCCGCCTCGACCAGGTGGCCGCGTTCGGCGACCTGCTCGCGGACGCCGGGCTCCCGGTGTACCGCCCGGTCGGCGGTCACGCGGTCTACCTCGACGCCGGGGAACTGTTCCCGAACGTCGCCCCCGACGAGTTTCCGGGGCAGACGCTCGTCCGCGAACTCTACCGCGAGGGCGGCGTCCGCTGCGTCGAACTCGGGAGCTTCGCGTTCCCCGGCGCCGACCGTCCCGAACTCGTCAGGCTCGCGCTCCCCCGGCGCACCTACGCCCGCGAGCACCTCGAACACGTCGCCGACGCGGGGGCGGCCGTGCTCGACCGTCGCGAGGCGGTCCGGGGACTCGAGATCGTCTCCGAGCCCCCGGTGCCGGAGCTCCGGCACTTCTCGGCCGAACTGCGGCCCGTCGAGTAGGCACCGCTGGCGGCCGGAGCGGCCCCTCGACGGGCGGGACTACCGACCTTCGTACAGCCGGGTGCCGATCCGTTCGGGCAGGCCGGCGGCCTCGACGGCGTCGACGACCGCGTCGACGTCGTACTCGACGCGCCGCTCCTCGACCGACGGGCCGTCGAGGTCGAGCACGGCGTAGGCGGCGCGGGGGTCGCCGTCCCGGGGTTGCCCGACGCTTCCGGGGTTCATCGCGACCCCCTCCGGGAACCGCTCGTGCCCCTGAACGTGCGTGTGCCCGAGCACTAGCACCTCCGGGTCGACCTCCGAGGCGTCGCCGGCGACCGCCGAGCCCCGATCCGCGCCCCCGCCGACCGCCGCCCGGGCGGCCGCGAGCAGGTCCGGGCCGAACTCCTCGGGGTAGACGTACCGGTCGCGGACCGTCGGGTGGCTGTGGACGACGGCGACGCGCCCGTCCGCGACGGCCGTCGCCTCCGGCAGGCCGTCGAGCCAGTCGAGCGCGTCCGCGTCGAGCACGCGGTTCGCGTACTCGACGCCGGCCCGCCCCATCGCGTTGAATCCCGGGGCCGACCCGACGACGGCGGCCCGGTCGTGGTTCCCCTGCACGGTCGGGACCCCGCGCTCGCGGAGTTCCGCGACGCACTCGCCGGGCCAGGGGCCGTAGCCGACGACGTCGCCGGCACAGACCAGGCCGTCGACGGGCGGCAGGTCCGCGAGGACGGCGTCCAGCGCGACCCGGTTGCCGTGCACGTCCGAGATGACGCCGAGTTTCACGCACGACGGTTCGTGCAGGGAGCAGTTATTCGTTGGTCCTCGCCGATCACCCCGACTCAGTATGGGGCGGGCGTGAGCCCTCCGTTCGATCACGACGGCGACGGAGAGGGAATCGGGTACCCCGTCCCGAGCAACGAGTTGCCGTACTCTCCGACGGCGGTTCGAGTCATTACGGGAACAGTTCACGCCGTTCATGTGATAATTCCGATACCAACCGCACGAATTAATCGTGTAGAGCCCCGTGATTCGAGCATGGGAATCGGTCCTCTGTTCGAGGACGAATCCTCCCTGCTCGTGGCCTACTCGCTCGACGGCGACGAGTCGATGAGCGAGGCGACCGTCGAGGCGTTCATCGCGGCGAACGTCGACGTGTTCGACAGGGAGACCACGCTCCACGACTGGATCGACCCCGACGCGCTCGACCGGCTCGACTGGCGGTCGGACCGGCCCATGTACCTGCTCTTCCCCCTCTGGGACCATCTGGTCCTCGTGACGCCGGGGAAAGTGCGTATCTACACCGGCCCCTGACCCGCCACGGTCGGCCGGCTCAGCCGCTCTCCCCGTTCTCCACCGCCAGTTCCACGTTCCCCTCGCCGACGCGGACGCCCGCCGCGCAGACTGCGTGCTCGAAGTCCAGTCCGTAGGCGGTTCGCGCGGCCGCGGCCGCCGTGGTCGGTTCGAACTCGACGGGCCGGGGCTCGTCCTCCTCGTAGGTCGCGACGAGGTGGGGTTCGTCCGCCTCCCGGACGAGCAGCGCGTCCCGTCGCACGACGCCGACGTACCCCGTATCACCGTCGACGACGCCGGCGACCCGAGGGGTGTCGTAGTCGTCCTTCTCGTAGTCGAGCGCGAGCAGCGCCTCGGCGAGGGCGTCGCGGGCGGGGTAGCCGCGGTCGTACTTCTCCGCGACCGGGTCGACGTGCGAGCCGTTCCCGAGGACCGCCGCGCGGCGACCCTCCCCGCCCGCGACCCGGACGCAGTTGTACGAGACGTACGGGTTGTCCGTCGGTTCGGCGTCCGCGGTGGGGCCGACGGTGAGCGTGTTCTCGCCGCGGCGAACGATCTCGCGGTTCGGGAACGAGCGCGAGGAGACGCGGTAGGCGCCGACCGTCGGGCCGACGACGACGAAGCGGCCGATGTACATGCACGGGACTGTGCATCCTCGGCGCAAATAGGTGGCGGTGTATGCACGTTCGAACGGACGCGGCTCCGTTTCCGCCGCACACCCGGCGCTTCTCCGGGGGGAGAGACGGGTTCGGGACGAGGCCGGCGGTCGGGGACTACTCACTGCAGTCCCCGGAAAGCGATAGGGTTTAGTTTCCGAGCGTGTTTCCCACGAGTGCAGTCCCATGGGGTAGTGGCCAATCCTGTTGCCTTCTGGGGGCAACGACGAAGGTTCGAATCCTTCTGGGACTACTTCTCCGACGTTCGAACCCTTCAGCCGTGGGTTTCGAACCTTCCATCCGCGGGTGCGTCCCGGACGTGGCCGTGCTTCGGCCGGACGCTCCACCGGTTCCGCGGTTTGCGGGCGTAGAACGACGGAATACGGCAATGTAAGCCACTATCTTGATGCGTTCTCCGCCCGAAGGGTGAAGAACGCAACCATGGCCGAAACGACCACCCACAGCACCGAGATGACCCGGGAGGAGATGGCCGACTACCTGCGGTCGATCGCCGACGAACTGGGCTCGGGAAGCGGGAGCGTTCGGGTTCCGGTCGGAAACAAGGCGGTGCACCTGTCGCCCTCCGACAGCATCGAATCGGAGGCGACGGTGACCGAACGCTCCCGTCGACTCCGGAAGGACACCGAGGAGATGGTGCTCAAGTTCAAGTGGAACCCGGTCGAGGACACCGCCGAATCCGACACCGGCTCGGCGCCCGCGCGGGATGCGGAACCGGGTCGGGATTCGACGTCCAGGTCGGAAACCGACGACGTGGGCCGATGATGGCGGGTTTCAACGGGGTGGTCAACGCGCTCCTGCAGGTCGACGTCAGTTCGGAAGGGATCGTCAGCGCCGTCT
Protein-coding regions in this window:
- a CDS encoding amphi-Trp domain-containing protein, which codes for MAETTTHSTEMTREEMADYLRSIADELGSGSGSVRVPVGNKAVHLSPSDSIESEATVTERSRRLRKDTEEMVLKFKWNPVEDTAESDTGSAPARDAEPGRDSTSRSETDDVGR
- a CDS encoding tryptophanase, translating into MRNYRAAMVEPISLPSRERREAVLEEAGYNAFNVASEDVYVDLLTDSGTGTMSRDQWAALMRGDESYAGSRSFGRLEEAVADVMGFPNVVPCHQGRGAENVLYGCLVGEGDVVLNNAHFDTTRAHVANLGGDPVDCPVEGARDPNAPGDFKGNFSLDRARETVAEAGAENVPVVVLTITNNSAAGQPVSVANTREVADFARGIDATFVIDACRFAENAEFVRRREAEFTGDTVAEIAREQLSYADALVMSGKKEGLANVGGFAAVAEEPEGEAADRLFERAKQRGILYEGFPTYGGMAGRDMEAMAVGLREAVEPPYPEARLDQVAAFGDLLADAGLPVYRPVGGHAVYLDAGELFPNVAPDEFPGQTLVRELYREGGVRCVELGSFAFPGADRPELVRLALPRRTYAREHLEHVADAGAAVLDRREAVRGLEIVSEPPVPELRHFSAELRPVE
- a CDS encoding IMP cyclohydrolase — translated: MYIGRFVVVGPTVGAYRVSSRSFPNREIVRRGENTLTVGPTADAEPTDNPYVSYNCVRVAGGEGRRAAVLGNGSHVDPVAEKYDRGYPARDALAEALLALDYEKDDYDTPRVAGVVDGDTGYVGVVRRDALLVREADEPHLVATYEEDEPRPVEFEPTTAAAAARTAYGLDFEHAVCAAGVRVGEGNVELAVENGESG
- a CDS encoding metallophosphoesterase family protein produces the protein MKLGVISDVHGNRVALDAVLADLPPVDGLVCAGDVVGYGPWPGECVAELRERGVPTVQGNHDRAAVVGSAPGFNAMGRAGVEYANRVLDADALDWLDGLPEATAVADGRVAVVHSHPTVRDRYVYPEEFGPDLLAAARAAVGGGADRGSAVAGDASEVDPEVLVLGHTHVQGHERFPEGVAMNPGSVGQPRDGDPRAAYAVLDLDGPSVEERRVEYDVDAVVDAVEAAGLPERIGTRLYEGR
- a CDS encoding HalOD1 output domain-containing protein, which produces MGIGPLFEDESSLLVAYSLDGDESMSEATVEAFIAANVDVFDRETTLHDWIDPDALDRLDWRSDRPMYLLFPLWDHLVLVTPGKVRIYTGP